Proteins encoded within one genomic window of Anopheles gambiae chromosome 3, idAnoGambNW_F1_1, whole genome shotgun sequence:
- the LOC1279554 gene encoding phosrestin-2 isoform X1, producing MVYNFKVFKKCAPNGKVTLYMGKRDFVDHVSGVEPIDGIVVLDDEYIRDNRKVFGQIVCSFRYGREEDEVMGLNFQKELCLASEQIYPRPEKSDKEQTKLQERLLKKLGSNAIPFTFNISPNAPSSVTLQQGEDDNGDPCGVSYYVKIFAGESETDRTHRRSTVTLGIRKIQFAPTKQGQQPCTLVRKDFMLSPGELELEVTLDKQLYLHGERIGVNICIRNNSNKMVKKIKAMVQQGVDVVLFQNGSYRNTVASLETSEGCPIQPGSSLQKVMYLTPLLSSNKQRRGIALDGQIKRQDQCLASTTLLAQPDQRDAFGVIISYAVKVKLFLGALGGELSAELPFVLMHPKVKLFQLKLFCIHDKYDECSFFSFFLQRPPNSPAPRLRSSMPTARPT from the exons ATGGTTTACAATTTCAAAGTCTTCAAGAAGTGCGCCCCTAATGGAAAGGTTACGCTGTACATGGGCAAGCGTGACTTTGTAGACCACGTTTCCGGCGTTGAACCGATCG ATGGTATCGTCGTCCTCGATGATGAGTACATTCGTGACAACCGTAAGGTATTCGGTCAGATTGTCTGCAGTTTCCGCTACGGCCGCGAAGAGGACGAGGTGATGGGACTAAACTTCCAGAAGGAGTTATGCCTCGCTTCCGAACAGATCTACCCGCGTCCGGAAAAGTCGGACAAGGAGCAGACCAAGCTCCAGGAGCGACTGCTGAAGAAGCTGGGTTCGAACGCCATCCCGTTCACGTTCAACATCTCGCCGAATGCCCCGTCTTCGGTCACGCTGCAGCAGGGCGAAGATGATAACGGAGACCCGTGCGGTGTGTCGTACTACGTGAAGATCTTTGCCGGTGAGTCGGAAACCGATCGTACGCACCGTCGCAGCACCGTTACGCTCGGCATACGCAAGATCCAGTTCGCACCGACCAAGCAGGGCCAGCAGCCGTGCACGCTGGTGCGCAAGGACTTTATGCTAAGCCCGGGAGAGCTGGAGCTCGAGGTCACACTAGACAAGCAGCTGTACCTGCACGGGGAGCGAATAGGCGTCAACATCTGCATCCGCAACAACTCGAACAAAATGGTCAAGAAGATTAAGGCCATGGTCCAGCAGGGTGTGGATGTGGTGCTGTTCCAGAATGGTAGCTACCGCAACACAGTGGCATCGCTGGAGACTAGCGAGGGTTGCCCAATTCAGCCCGGCTCCAGTCTGCAGAAGGTTATGTACCTCACGCCGCTGCTGTCCTCGAACAAGCAGCGACGTGGCATCGCCCTGGACGGTCAGATCAAGCGTCAGGATCAGTGTTTGGCCTCGACAACCCT CTTGGCTCAACCGGATCAGCGAGATGCTTTCGGCGTTATCATATCATATGCCGTAAAGGTTAAGCTTTTCCTCGGCGCACTCGGCGGCGAGCTGTCGGCGGAACTTCCATTTGTGCTGATGCACCCAAAggtaaaattatttcaactCAAATTATTTTGTATACACGACAAATACGAcgaatgttcatttttttccttctttctacAACGCCCACCAAACAGCCCGGCACCAAGGCTAAGGTCATCCATGCCGACAGCCAGGCCGACGTAG
- the LOC1279554 gene encoding arrestin homolog isoform X2, with the protein MVYNFKVFKKCAPNGKVTLYMGKRDFVDHVSGVEPIDGIVVLDDEYIRDNRKVFGQIVCSFRYGREEDEVMGLNFQKELCLASEQIYPRPEKSDKEQTKLQERLLKKLGSNAIPFTFNISPNAPSSVTLQQGEDDNGDPCGVSYYVKIFAGESETDRTHRRSTVTLGIRKIQFAPTKQGQQPCTLVRKDFMLSPGELELEVTLDKQLYLHGERIGVNICIRNNSNKMVKKIKAMVQQGVDVVLFQNGSYRNTVASLETSEGCPIQPGSSLQKVMYLTPLLSSNKQRRGIALDGQIKRQDQCLASTTLLAQPDQRDAFGVIISYAVKVKLFLGALGGELSAELPFVLMHPKPGTKAKVIHADSQADVETFRQDTIDQQASVDFE; encoded by the exons ATGGTTTACAATTTCAAAGTCTTCAAGAAGTGCGCCCCTAATGGAAAGGTTACGCTGTACATGGGCAAGCGTGACTTTGTAGACCACGTTTCCGGCGTTGAACCGATCG ATGGTATCGTCGTCCTCGATGATGAGTACATTCGTGACAACCGTAAGGTATTCGGTCAGATTGTCTGCAGTTTCCGCTACGGCCGCGAAGAGGACGAGGTGATGGGACTAAACTTCCAGAAGGAGTTATGCCTCGCTTCCGAACAGATCTACCCGCGTCCGGAAAAGTCGGACAAGGAGCAGACCAAGCTCCAGGAGCGACTGCTGAAGAAGCTGGGTTCGAACGCCATCCCGTTCACGTTCAACATCTCGCCGAATGCCCCGTCTTCGGTCACGCTGCAGCAGGGCGAAGATGATAACGGAGACCCGTGCGGTGTGTCGTACTACGTGAAGATCTTTGCCGGTGAGTCGGAAACCGATCGTACGCACCGTCGCAGCACCGTTACGCTCGGCATACGCAAGATCCAGTTCGCACCGACCAAGCAGGGCCAGCAGCCGTGCACGCTGGTGCGCAAGGACTTTATGCTAAGCCCGGGAGAGCTGGAGCTCGAGGTCACACTAGACAAGCAGCTGTACCTGCACGGGGAGCGAATAGGCGTCAACATCTGCATCCGCAACAACTCGAACAAAATGGTCAAGAAGATTAAGGCCATGGTCCAGCAGGGTGTGGATGTGGTGCTGTTCCAGAATGGTAGCTACCGCAACACAGTGGCATCGCTGGAGACTAGCGAGGGTTGCCCAATTCAGCCCGGCTCCAGTCTGCAGAAGGTTATGTACCTCACGCCGCTGCTGTCCTCGAACAAGCAGCGACGTGGCATCGCCCTGGACGGTCAGATCAAGCGTCAGGATCAGTGTTTGGCCTCGACAACCCT CTTGGCTCAACCGGATCAGCGAGATGCTTTCGGCGTTATCATATCATATGCCGTAAAGGTTAAGCTTTTCCTCGGCGCACTCGGCGGCGAGCTGTCGGCGGAACTTCCATTTGTGCTGATGCACCCAAAg CCCGGCACCAAGGCTAAGGTCATCCATGCCGACAGCCAGGCCGACGTAGAAACTTTCCGACAGGATACAATCGACCAGCAGGCATCAGTTGACTTTGAATAG
- the LOC1279555 gene encoding cytoplasmic protein NCK1: MAGSIKQEDVCYVVAKYDYEAQGAQELDLRKNDRYLLLDDSKHWWRVQNTRNQSGYVPSNYVKKEKKSVSLFDSFKKKVKKGSGSKTLPNCSPSRQVDSPTMSRRLPPDPSEAIASTPIGTAIVKYNYQAQQQDELSLTKGTRILILEKSNDGWWRGQSGSATGWFPSNYTTEENEDDTLHTYAMAENVLDIVVALYSFNSNNDTELSFEKGDRLEILDRPAADPEWYKARNNNGQIGLVPRNYLQELSEYLAQPFRSNGSGPDSLDRRPNDAQSNNNNSNTNNSNNNNSQQPERPHLTGKSWYYGAITRSQCDTVLNSHGHDGDYLIRDSETNLGDYSVSLKAPGRNKHFRVHVEGNMYCIGQRKFHTLDQLVDHYQRAPIYTNKQGEKLYLVRPLPKANGT, encoded by the exons ATGGCGGGAAGCATTAAGCAAG AGGATGTCTGCTACGTGGTAGCAAAGTACGATTATGAGGCACAGGGTGCCCAGGAGCTAGATCTGAGGAAAAACGATCGTTATCTTCTGCTGGACGACAGCAAGCACTGGTGGAGGGTGCAGAATACACGCAATCAGTCGGGTTACGTGCCGAGTAACTACGttaagaaggagaaaaaatctGTCTCACTGTTCGACAGCTTCAAGAAGAAGGTTAAAAAGGGTTCCGGCAGCAAAACGCTTCCGAACTGCTCGCCTTCCAGACAGGTCGATAGTCCCACAATGAGCCGAAGATTACCACCGGACCCTTCGGAGGCTATTG CCTCTACCCCGATAGGTACTGCCATAGTGAAGTATAACTACCAAGCTCAACAGCAGGATGAGCTGTCGTTGACAAAGGGAACACGAATACTGATCCTGGAGAAATCAAACGACGGCTGGTGGCGTGGCCAGAGCGGCTCAGCGACCGGCTGGTTTCCTAGCAACTACACGACGGAAGAGAACGAAGACGATACACTGCATACATACGCGATGGCAGAAAACGTGCTTGATATTGTTGTGGCGCTATACTCATTCAATTCTAACAACGATACCGAGCTATCGTTTGAAAAGGGCGATCGATTGGAAATTCTTGATCGACCAGCGGCTGATCCCGAATG GTATAAAGCCCGAAATAATAATGGCCAGATAGGGCTCGTACCGCGTAACTATTTACAGGAACTGTCTGAATACTTAGCTCAACCATTTCGGAGCAATGGAAGCGGCCCGGATTCGTTAGACCGACGGCCTAACGATGCGCAATCGAATAACAACAATTCCAACacgaacaacagcaacaacaacaactctcAGCAACCAGAAAGACCCCATCTGACAGGGAAAAGCTGGTACTACGGTGCTATTACTCGAAGTCAATGTGATACGGTGCTAAACTCTCACGGACATGATGGAGATTACTTGATTCGCGATAGTGAAACGAAC CTGGGTGACTATTCCGTTTCGCTAAAAGCTCCTGGACGCAACAAGCACTTCCGCGTGCACGTCGAAGGTAATATGTACTGCATCGGGCAGCGCAAATTTCACACACTGGATCAACTAGTGGACCATTACCAAAGAGCCCCCATTTACACTAACAAGCAAGGCGAAAAACTGTATCTTGTTCGACCATTGCCGAAAGCAAATGGTACCTAA
- the LOC1279556 gene encoding adenosine kinase gives MTNENDDLSITSCDRCPRMVAFGNILLDISVELKDGKILHDFDLKPDDQREVPADKLAALVSVAVETCGNPIYNPGGSALNTCRILRALGEKNIIFCGAVGVDENGQILQQILKDCALNTCIQTLPDEMTGTCMCLISGDKRSLNANIGASLHFKKEFVSSRWCQSKIGVCKSAAHTNIDEDVRIFYIEGYFVPEKFHICTYIYEQYCKGTANLLVTNLNASYILQEFTTEMRFLVEHADLVFGNLAEFIALAQIYNCDDVDALARLLIKPYRKHNRNKILIATDGCRSVRLYYGAGSKFVAECYPVPVIQGNLVIDTTGAGDSFVAGFLYKFMNDESPTLVDCIRYGCKVAGKVIRQVGCNLPSSVPSSPSIAPSAKEGMIP, from the exons ATGACCAATGAAAATGATGATCTCTCCATCACAAGCTG CGATCGATGCCCGCGTATGGTTGCATTTGGCAATATTCTGCTGGACATCAGTGTAGAACTGAAGGATGGAAAAATTCTACATGATTTTGATCTGAAACCCGACGATCAAAGGGAAGTTCCTGCAGACAAACTGGCTGCCCTTGTCTCCGTTGCCGTAGAAAC GTGCGGAAATCCAATCTATAACCCGGGTGGATCGGCACTTAATACGTGCCGCATTTTGCGTGCATTGGGAGAGAAAAACATAATCTTTTGCGGAGCGGTCGGTGTGGACGAAAATGGTCAAATATTGCAGCAAATTTTGAAGGATTGCGCCCTCAACACATG TATACAAACATTGCCCGATGAAATGACCGGAACGTGCATGTGTCTCATTAGCGGCGACAAACGAAGTCTTAATGCAAATATTGGTGCGTCATTACATTTCAAGAAGGAGTTTGTAAGTTCACGCTGGTGCCAGTCGAAGATAGGAGTGTGCAAATCAGCTGCCCACACCAACATCGATGAGGATGTGCGAATATTTTACATCGAAGGTTATTTTGTGCCGGAAAAGTTTCACATCTGCACGTACATCTACGAGCAGTACTGCAAAGGTACGGCCAACCTGCTGGTAACGAATCTGAATGCATCGTACATATTGCAAGAATTTACCACAGAGATGCGTTTCCTCGTGGAGCATGCCGATTTGGTGTTTGGAAATTTGGCCGAATTCATTGCACTAGCACAGATTTACAACTGTGATGATGTTGACGCACTCGCACGACTGTTGATAAAACCGTATCGAAAGCATAATCGCAACAAAATTCTCATCGCTACCGACGGTTGTCGAAGTGTTCGGTTATACTACGGTGCGGGGTCAAAGTTTGTGGCGGAATGCTACCCTGTGCCAGTGATTCAGGGCAACCTTGTCATCGACACAACTGGAGCCGGGGATTCGTTTGTGGCCGGGTTTCTGTACAAATTCATGAACGACGAAAGTCCTACATTGGTGGACTGCATTCGATACGGGTGTAAAGTGGCTGGGAAGGTTATACGGCAGGTCGGATGTAACTTGCCCTCCAGCGTACCGTCATCGCCATCAATTGCCCCGTCTGCAAAGGAGGGAATGATTCCTTGA